The Ferroacidibacillus organovorans genome has a window encoding:
- a CDS encoding Rieske (2Fe-2S) protein: MRTVAVKRLDELEVGSFCKVTVDQKDILLVRLEDGVFATSDICTHALVSLSGGWLEGNIICCPKHGGKFDARTGKAVAFPAVTGLKTYRTSVVDGQVMLEV, encoded by the coding sequence ATGCGTACAGTGGCTGTCAAGCGGCTTGACGAACTCGAAGTGGGGTCGTTCTGTAAAGTGACGGTTGATCAAAAGGATATTCTTTTGGTGCGTCTTGAAGACGGTGTGTTTGCAACGAGTGACATTTGTACACACGCGCTTGTCAGTTTGAGCGGCGGTTGGCTAGAAGGCAACATCATCTGCTGTCCAAAGCACGGCGGAAAGTTTGACGCGAGGACAGGGAAAGCAGTCGCATTTCCGGCTGTGACCGGACTCAAGACGTATCGGACATCCGTCGTGGACGGACAGGTAATGCTTGAGGTGTAA
- a CDS encoding RrF2 family transcriptional regulator produces MKVSMRTEYGLRAIVTLCDMSNHSGRAVPLREIAAFEEIPEAFLDQIFGSLRKEGIVQSVRGAAGGYRLTKPAEEISMGQLIQILEGNLAPMACVGDADAVAEEFCIKASRCHTRSVWLRLYESISAVLNNISLAEIVRLESVPSVPDSLRLDIGAQADKDARSAARG; encoded by the coding sequence GTGAAAGTGTCCATGAGAACAGAATATGGATTACGGGCGATTGTCACGCTTTGTGATATGTCGAATCATTCGGGGCGTGCCGTACCGCTTCGCGAGATCGCCGCCTTTGAAGAGATTCCCGAGGCGTTTCTCGACCAGATCTTTGGCAGTCTCCGCAAGGAAGGCATTGTTCAGAGTGTGCGCGGGGCAGCGGGTGGATATCGACTGACAAAGCCTGCCGAAGAGATTTCCATGGGGCAACTCATCCAAATTCTAGAAGGCAACCTTGCACCCATGGCGTGTGTTGGAGACGCAGATGCTGTCGCAGAAGAATTTTGCATAAAAGCGTCACGTTGTCACACGCGTAGTGTGTGGCTTCGTCTCTACGAGTCGATTTCTGCCGTGTTAAACAACATCTCGCTCGCAGAAATTGTGCGGCTTGAGTCAGTACCGAGTGTTCCCGACTCTTTGCGTCTCGATATTGGCGCACAAGCCGACAAAGACGCACGATCGGCGGCGCGCGGATGA